The following proteins come from a genomic window of Aquimarina sp. MAR_2010_214:
- a CDS encoding helix-turn-helix domain-containing protein — translation MITNTDKQQVRLKKKIEKYFVSTAPYLKEGFCPTKNLLATTLDKWSLLCVFNLGYYEVLRFNELKKNIDGISSRMLAVTLKKLEGYDIVERKVYPEIPPKVEYSLTKFGFELSDKIIDLSNWFMDNSKSLR, via the coding sequence ATGATAACTAATACTGATAAACAACAGGTTAGACTGAAGAAAAAAATTGAAAAATATTTTGTTTCTACTGCTCCATACTTAAAAGAAGGGTTTTGCCCGACAAAAAACCTGCTAGCAACTACTTTAGATAAGTGGAGTTTGTTATGTGTTTTTAATTTAGGGTATTATGAAGTATTGAGGTTTAATGAGTTAAAAAAGAATATAGATGGAATTTCCTCAAGAATGTTAGCCGTTACCCTGAAGAAATTAGAAGGATATGATATTGTAGAACGCAAGGTTTATCCAGAAATTCCTCCCAAAGTCGAATATTCTCTTACGAAATTTGGTTTTGAATTATCAGATAAAATCATAGACTTAAGCAATTGGTTTATGGATAATTCTAAATCTTTACGATGA
- a CDS encoding PaaI family thioesterase, producing MKFEPKSDTYKKKVKESFERQQFMKLINAQLIDVQPGYCEIHVPYHSSLTQQHGFFHAGIISTIADNTAGYAGFSLMEENSSVLTVEFKINLMAPGDGELLIGKSSVLKNGRTLTICKSEVFIIKNGVEKLCAAAQLTLIELKNSSDQK from the coding sequence ATGAAATTCGAACCTAAATCAGATACTTATAAGAAAAAAGTTAAAGAAAGCTTTGAACGTCAACAGTTCATGAAGCTAATCAATGCACAATTGATAGACGTTCAACCAGGGTATTGCGAGATTCATGTACCATATCATTCGAGTTTAACACAGCAACATGGTTTTTTTCATGCAGGCATAATTAGTACAATTGCCGATAATACAGCTGGATATGCCGGTTTTTCATTAATGGAAGAAAACTCTTCTGTTTTAACAGTAGAGTTTAAGATCAATTTAATGGCTCCAGGAGATGGGGAATTGCTAATAGGAAAATCAAGTGTCTTAAAAAATGGAAGAACATTAACTATTTGTAAATCTGAAGTATTTATCATTAAAAACGGTGTTGAAAAACTGTGTGCTGCTGCACAACTAACATTAATTGAACTCAAAAACAGTAGTGATCAGAAGTAA
- a CDS encoding trimeric intracellular cation channel family protein, protein MTIFNVLDILGTIAFVISGSLSAMHRKLDLFGIFIIAFVTSIGGGTIRDILIGNTPVSWMQNTTTMYLIGGVTIFSIIFRNKLDYLKGSIFLFDTIGLGVFTIIGVETGINAELEPIVSIALGATTGCFGGVIRDILCNEIPVLFRKEIYATASIAGGVCFMVLYSFDLDQNITYISTALLIILIRLLVVKYKVSLPLFTTANKDLTN, encoded by the coding sequence ATGACAATTTTTAATGTCTTAGATATTTTAGGAACCATTGCATTCGTAATATCAGGTTCGCTAAGTGCAATGCACCGAAAATTAGATCTTTTTGGTATTTTTATCATTGCATTTGTCACGTCTATTGGCGGAGGTACTATTCGAGATATTCTTATAGGTAATACCCCGGTTTCCTGGATGCAAAATACGACCACCATGTATTTGATAGGTGGAGTAACTATATTTTCTATCATTTTTAGAAACAAACTCGATTATCTTAAAGGATCAATTTTCTTATTTGATACCATTGGATTAGGAGTTTTTACTATCATAGGAGTAGAAACAGGAATTAATGCAGAACTAGAACCTATTGTTTCTATTGCTCTTGGAGCTACAACCGGTTGTTTTGGAGGAGTAATTCGTGATATTTTATGCAATGAAATTCCTGTACTCTTCAGAAAAGAAATTTATGCCACAGCTTCTATAGCAGGTGGAGTTTGTTTTATGGTCTTATATTCATTTGATTTGGATCAGAATATCACATATATCTCTACTGCCTTGTTAATCATTTTAATTCGGTTACTCGTAGTAAAATATAAAGTATCGTTACCATTATTTACTACAGCAAATAAAGATCTCACTAATTGA
- a CDS encoding LytTR family DNA-binding domain-containing protein → MNVIKAILVDDEQRARNVLSNLIKRCDLNIDILAQCSCLEDAVEEIKKLQPDVVFLDVQMPNYAGYEIANFFEEMNFEIIFVTAFDEYAIKAFELSAIDYLVKPIDRKRLIAAVEKLQSKIEKQKKIEDYRTLLNSIKEKEFKQIILPELGNRRIIAINTIIAIEADGSYSKIYTTENKPVTTSKNLKYFENLLPDDASFFRSHRTWVINLKYIEVINKSSLTITLVQNITAKISRTRFSSFENTIR, encoded by the coding sequence ATGAATGTAATTAAAGCAATATTGGTTGATGATGAGCAGAGGGCAAGAAATGTTTTATCTAATTTGATAAAGCGTTGTGATCTGAATATCGATATTCTTGCGCAATGCTCTTGCCTTGAAGATGCTGTTGAAGAAATTAAAAAACTACAACCTGATGTTGTTTTTTTAGATGTTCAGATGCCAAATTATGCAGGATATGAGATCGCAAATTTCTTTGAAGAAATGAATTTTGAAATCATTTTTGTAACTGCCTTTGATGAGTATGCTATAAAAGCTTTTGAGTTATCGGCTATAGATTATTTGGTAAAACCTATTGATAGAAAACGATTGATTGCAGCCGTAGAAAAACTGCAAAGCAAAATAGAAAAACAAAAAAAGATAGAGGACTATCGGACTTTACTAAACTCCATAAAAGAAAAAGAGTTTAAACAAATCATACTTCCCGAATTAGGCAATAGACGTATTATTGCTATTAATACTATTATTGCTATTGAAGCAGACGGATCCTATAGCAAAATTTATACGACTGAAAACAAGCCGGTGACCACGAGTAAAAATCTAAAATACTTTGAAAACCTACTTCCCGATGATGCCTCTTTTTTTCGCTCTCACAGAACTTGGGTGATAAATTTAAAGTATATTGAAGTCATTAATAAATCCAGTTTAACTATAACATTGGTGCAAAATATAACCGCTAAAATATCAAGAACACGTTTTAGCTCTTTTGAAAATACAATACGGTAG